One genomic segment of [Phormidium] sp. ETS-05 includes these proteins:
- a CDS encoding SLBB domain-containing protein, with protein sequence MIFVEVQPYTNFNFNSPINPEGSIVLPPPLGPLVLRGLTIEQAQNLIQSQLNQYLVNPFVRLSLLQQRPVNITVTGEVGVPGFYILPGAEAKLAAAIRSAGGASPTADLRNVRLRWRAADGQLREQPLDLLTPLETGEALPDITLEDGDTIFIPKRPLEQESPLALRSSLASSQSVPISVLGEVARPGFYELPAGSRPLATALLAASGATPAADLRRVQVCRQLADGNLSPPVVVDLYAALQAGGDVPEIALGRGDVVFIPKLELRRDDTYDDTLVGNSNLAAPQPVAVSVLGEVLQPGFYTVPPSLRSVADALVAAGRTTPAADLRRVTIKRLGADGKVSTLEVDLFTPLQTGGEVPDIRLANGDVVLVPRLELNQNGEYDSRLVSRSSLAAQQPVQVTVLGEVAQPGFHDLPPSQRPVPAALLIAGGSTADADLREVRIRRLLPDGKVSEEVVDLFTPLQTGAELPDVYLAAGDVVFVPKLQPGTDDDYDRQLIARSGLGKQQILVRILSYPGQGASVLPLPNGSSFGDIVSSIPIGQADMRDITLVRFDPVQGRAITRTIDAKELLKGDISQNIPLQDNDVIVIGRNLGSKITYALGTYTQPFRDVLGFLLFFDQIRNTTQILFGSGSDSNSN encoded by the coding sequence GTGATCTTCGTCGAAGTGCAACCATATACCAACTTCAACTTTAATAGCCCCATTAACCCCGAAGGCAGCATAGTCCTCCCGCCGCCCCTCGGACCATTAGTCCTGCGGGGGCTCACCATAGAACAAGCCCAAAACCTGATTCAATCACAACTCAATCAATACCTAGTTAATCCCTTCGTGCGCTTGTCACTCCTACAGCAACGCCCCGTCAACATCACCGTCACCGGCGAAGTCGGCGTACCCGGTTTTTACATCCTTCCCGGGGCAGAAGCCAAACTCGCCGCCGCCATCAGAAGCGCAGGCGGAGCCAGTCCCACCGCCGATTTGCGGAATGTGCGACTACGCTGGCGAGCTGCAGACGGACAACTGCGAGAGCAACCATTAGACCTCCTCACCCCCCTAGAAACCGGTGAGGCTCTCCCAGACATCACCTTAGAAGATGGCGATACCATCTTCATCCCCAAACGCCCCCTAGAACAAGAAAGCCCCCTCGCCCTCCGTTCCAGCTTGGCTTCCAGCCAATCCGTCCCCATCTCAGTTTTGGGAGAAGTGGCTCGCCCCGGCTTTTATGAATTACCCGCCGGGTCCCGTCCCCTCGCCACCGCTCTACTAGCAGCCAGTGGAGCTACCCCAGCGGCTGATTTGCGGCGAGTGCAGGTATGTCGGCAATTGGCTGATGGCAACCTCAGTCCCCCGGTCGTGGTGGACCTGTACGCCGCTTTACAGGCTGGGGGGGATGTGCCCGAAATCGCTCTCGGGAGAGGCGATGTCGTGTTTATTCCCAAATTAGAACTGCGCCGAGATGATACTTATGACGACACTTTGGTGGGCAATTCCAACCTCGCAGCTCCCCAACCCGTGGCGGTGTCAGTTTTGGGAGAAGTGCTTCAGCCCGGTTTTTACACTGTTCCTCCCTCTTTGCGCTCCGTCGCCGATGCTCTCGTAGCTGCGGGGAGGACGACTCCAGCGGCGGACTTGCGGCGGGTGACGATAAAGCGGTTAGGCGCTGATGGCAAGGTTAGCACCTTAGAGGTTGACCTATTTACACCATTGCAAACCGGAGGGGAAGTCCCGGACATCCGATTGGCGAATGGGGATGTGGTGTTGGTGCCAAGATTGGAATTAAACCAGAATGGTGAGTATGACAGCAGGTTGGTGAGTCGATCGAGTTTGGCGGCGCAGCAACCTGTCCAGGTGACGGTATTGGGGGAAGTTGCCCAACCTGGATTTCACGATTTACCGCCCTCCCAGCGTCCTGTGCCAGCGGCCCTGTTAATTGCGGGTGGTTCTACGGCGGATGCAGACTTACGGGAGGTGCGGATCAGGCGGCTGCTCCCAGATGGGAAGGTGAGTGAGGAAGTGGTAGATTTGTTTACGCCCCTGCAAACTGGGGCAGAGTTGCCAGATGTGTACTTGGCGGCTGGGGATGTGGTGTTTGTGCCCAAGTTGCAACCGGGAACCGATGATGATTACGATCGCCAGCTAATCGCCCGCTCCGGTCTGGGGAAACAGCAGATACTCGTAAGAATTTTGAGCTATCCTGGACAAGGGGCGAGTGTATTACCTCTGCCCAATGGCAGTAGTTTTGGTGATATCGTCAGTAGTATCCCGATCGGGCAAGCCGATATGCGGGACATCACCTTGGTGCGGTTCGACCCAGTACAGGGAAGAGCCATCACCCGCACGATCGACGCCAAAGAACTGCTCAAAGGCGATATTTCCCAAAATATCCCCCTCCAAGATAACGATGTTATTGTCATCGGGCGCAATCTTGGCAGCAAGATAACTTACGCTCTCGGAACCTATACCCAACCGTTCCGTGATGTTTTAGGTTTCCTGCTGTTCTTCGACCAAATCAGAAACACCACTCAAATCTTATTCGGTTCCGGTTCTGATTCTAATTCTAATTAA
- a CDS encoding threo-3-hydroxy-L-aspartate ammonia-lyase translates to MIRFARLQMTAAPGLSVSYLDVELAARRLKVQADRTPVMTSRTVNIQSLSEVYFKCENFQRTGSFKFRGAYNALTQLSPVQQHRGVLAYSSGNHGQAVALAAQLLGIHATIIMPEDAPAIKILATRNYGAEVILYNRREVNREQLAAEIATERRLTVIPPYDHPDVIAGQGTAAIELFEEVGALDWLLVCCGGGGLLAGCAIAARTLSPGCRVVGVEPAMADDATRSFHSKTLQTVENPQTIADGARTPSLGQLTYPIILNYVHDMVTVSEEDIINATLFLWERMKIVVEPTGALATAALLAGAIPEPEARIGVIVSGGNVDLKSLMAYAG, encoded by the coding sequence ATGATTAGATTTGCTCGCTTACAGATGACCGCCGCCCCTGGTTTGTCAGTTTCCTATTTAGATGTGGAACTGGCGGCGCGTCGGTTGAAGGTGCAAGCCGATCGCACCCCGGTGATGACTTCTCGCACCGTGAATATTCAGAGTTTAAGTGAGGTTTATTTTAAGTGCGAAAATTTTCAACGCACAGGCTCATTTAAGTTCCGAGGAGCTTATAATGCCCTGACACAGCTATCGCCGGTGCAGCAGCATCGGGGAGTGTTGGCTTATTCTTCGGGGAATCATGGGCAAGCTGTGGCTCTGGCGGCGCAGTTGCTGGGGATTCACGCCACGATTATTATGCCGGAAGACGCCCCGGCGATTAAAATCCTTGCTACCCGCAATTATGGGGCAGAAGTTATTCTCTACAACCGCCGGGAAGTGAACCGGGAGCAACTGGCGGCGGAAATTGCGACGGAAAGGAGATTGACGGTAATTCCGCCTTATGACCATCCTGATGTGATTGCGGGACAGGGGACGGCGGCGATCGAGTTGTTTGAGGAAGTGGGAGCCCTCGATTGGTTGTTGGTCTGTTGCGGTGGGGGTGGGTTGCTGGCGGGATGCGCGATCGCCGCTCGGACCCTTTCCCCTGGTTGTCGCGTGGTGGGGGTGGAACCGGCGATGGCGGATGATGCTACCCGATCGTTCCATAGCAAAACCCTGCAGACGGTGGAAAATCCCCAGACGATCGCCGATGGCGCCCGCACCCCATCCCTCGGTCAGCTCACTTATCCTATCATCCTCAACTACGTTCACGATATGGTGACAGTATCAGAGGAAGACATCATCAACGCCACCCTCTTCCTCTGGGAACGGATGAAAATCGTAGTCGAACCCACCGGGGCCTTAGCCACCGCCGCCCTTCTCGCCGGAGCCATCCCCGAACCAGAGGCCCGCATCGGCGTTATCGTTAGTGGCGGTAACGTGGATCTGAAATCCCTCATGGCTTATGCCGGATAA
- a CDS encoding cyanoexosortase B system-associated protein produces MTKSQLSKILLLLCLLVVLGVGAIPGYMKFKWSWMESPPVPNLTELRDLQSKGITIAGWQAIREGQIMMGSNTWRSQELEGVDGTPAMVLLRPQKDPMAQPEVEWMDINGYWRWQIDAMTEIEFIVEVGANTPSRDKSGSNAVVQARFFRGWTGKQTYAILQWYAFPNGGKPAPSDWFWRDRLAQLSGDRLPWVAVCIIIPIEPLGNINKIRPTAESLGKIVQTALMTGPLKFGH; encoded by the coding sequence GTGACCAAATCGCAGTTATCTAAAATTTTATTACTCCTGTGCCTCCTAGTGGTGCTGGGAGTGGGAGCCATTCCGGGCTATATGAAATTTAAATGGTCTTGGATGGAATCGCCCCCAGTGCCCAACCTTACAGAACTCAGGGACTTGCAAAGTAAAGGCATCACGATCGCGGGGTGGCAAGCCATCAGGGAAGGGCAAATTATGATGGGGAGTAACACTTGGAGGAGTCAGGAATTGGAGGGTGTAGATGGGACGCCAGCAATGGTGTTGTTGCGGCCCCAAAAAGACCCAATGGCTCAGCCAGAGGTGGAGTGGATGGATATTAACGGCTATTGGCGGTGGCAAATAGATGCCATGACCGAAATAGAGTTTATAGTAGAGGTAGGGGCAAACACACCTAGCCGGGACAAATCGGGGTCAAATGCCGTGGTGCAGGCGCGTTTTTTCCGAGGTTGGACGGGCAAGCAGACCTATGCGATATTGCAGTGGTACGCTTTTCCTAATGGGGGAAAACCAGCCCCGAGTGATTGGTTTTGGCGCGATCGTCTTGCCCAACTTTCCGGCGATCGTCTCCCCTGGGTAGCAGTGTGCATCATCATTCCCATCGAACCCCTGGGCAACATCAACAAAATCAGACCCACCGCCGAATCCCTAGGCAAAATCGTCCAAACCGCCTTAATGACTGGACCATTGAAATTTGGTCATTAG
- a CDS encoding glutamate-5-semialdehyde dehydrogenase, giving the protein MTLSLTDIARQTRQSARQLALLPTAAKNEALEAIARTLETAAPDILAANAADCEAALAENIAKPLYDRLKLSPTKLTAAIHGVRDVAKLPDPIGAVQIHRELDTGLILKRLTCPLGVVGVIFEARPDAVIQIASLAIKSGNGVILKGGKEATRSCTELVKAIRTALAQTQVPPDAVQLLTTREEIIELLALDKYVDLIIPRGSNAFVRFVMDNTRIPVLGHADGICHLYIDKTADIAKAVAITVDSKTQYPAACNAVETLLVHQEIAPAFLPTAAQQLQAKGVELRGDEASRAILSREFTINAANEVDWETEYTDLILSIKIVDSLDAAIDHINTYGSGHTEAIVTEDATAATAFLGQVDAAGVYHNCSTRFADGFRYGFGAEVGISTAKMPPRGPVGLEGLVTYKYQLVGDGHIVATYAGSDAKPFTHRDLGM; this is encoded by the coding sequence ATGACACTTTCACTGACAGACATCGCCCGCCAAACTCGCCAAAGTGCCCGCCAGTTGGCACTACTACCAACGGCAGCAAAAAATGAGGCTCTAGAAGCGATCGCCCGCACCCTAGAAACCGCCGCCCCAGACATCCTCGCCGCTAACGCCGCTGACTGCGAAGCCGCATTAGCCGAAAACATCGCCAAACCCCTGTACGATCGCCTCAAACTATCCCCAACCAAACTCACCGCCGCCATCCACGGTGTCCGGGATGTCGCCAAACTCCCAGACCCCATTGGCGCCGTCCAAATTCACCGGGAACTGGATACCGGACTCATCCTGAAACGCCTCACCTGTCCCCTCGGCGTTGTGGGCGTCATTTTTGAAGCTCGCCCCGATGCAGTTATCCAAATAGCCTCCCTCGCCATCAAATCTGGCAACGGCGTCATCCTCAAAGGCGGTAAAGAAGCCACCCGCTCTTGCACCGAATTAGTCAAAGCCATTCGCACTGCATTGGCTCAAACCCAAGTCCCCCCAGACGCCGTACAACTCCTCACCACCAGAGAAGAAATTATCGAATTACTCGCCCTCGATAAATACGTAGATTTAATTATCCCCAGAGGTTCTAACGCCTTCGTCCGCTTCGTTATGGACAACACCCGCATCCCCGTCCTCGGACATGCGGATGGTATCTGTCATCTTTATATCGACAAAACCGCCGATATTGCCAAAGCCGTTGCTATCACTGTAGATTCCAAAACTCAGTATCCCGCTGCTTGTAACGCGGTAGAAACTTTGTTAGTTCACCAAGAAATTGCCCCAGCATTTTTACCCACCGCTGCCCAACAATTGCAAGCCAAAGGTGTAGAATTGCGCGGCGATGAAGCCTCCCGCGCTATCCTTAGTAGAGAATTTACTATTAATGCTGCCAACGAAGTTGACTGGGAGACAGAATACACCGATTTAATTCTGTCAATTAAAATAGTTGATTCTTTAGACGCCGCCATCGACCATATCAACACCTATGGCTCTGGTCATACCGAGGCGATCGTCACCGAAGACGCCACCGCTGCCACTGCTTTTTTAGGGCAAGTGGACGCCGCCGGAGTTTATCATAATTGCTCTACCCGCTTCGCCGACGGTTTCCGCTATGGTTTTGGTGCCGAAGTGGGTATTAGTACCGCTAAAATGCCGCCTCGCGGTCCGGTGGGTTTAGAAGGATTAGTGACATATAAATACCAGCTAGTAGGTGACGGTCACATTGTCGCCACTTATGCTGGCAGTGATGCGAAACCTTTTACTCATCGAGATTTAGGGATGTAG
- a CDS encoding tyrosine-protein kinase domain-containing protein — MTNDKGQGTNTMAPPIVKRYLIALPKYKWVGLGAFIVIMGASSAMTMKETPPITYDGRGFLSYNSNPVSFTKAGGDIQEQGRTILTKEILLDQNLIKAVAERVKIDAKRLRPPKSWVRPPEQEGAPPVIQVGYDGADTPQQAVEVTQALMEAMVEQSRQINSVRLKAVITALEKRLPEVEQKLKKAENNVEAYIRREGVKILAAKSGSLPGAIVANEEQQRQLRLNLEGIEAQIRSWEQRLGLTATQASVAQALSADPIIAQMRAQLQQTETQIELRAKDLRPAHPEMIQLRKQQESYEQLLEKRAAEVIGGNGIAAPLLGAAQIRKDSSLDPVRQQMAQNLIGLQTQRETLQQQLEMLKTTEQQLKRDYATIPNLELERQRLEQQVGLHKQLYDQIQGALADARAAEAETVPSLALSQPPYFSTKTPPSQNPLLTIILGGIMGMAVGNGLIFVLSLLEGKFYTMEEVRGALQGMDLRVLGVLPTVRTDMETALEEMPLLLDPDSPYLHFYEQMRLELKRGREKSIKVLLLTSTDRGEGKSFCAYNLAIAAARADKRTLVIEADLRSASNSHFLKVAPDPLAISEPLQYYGQLSRCIHLVPEVENLYIIPSPGKVRSSAAILESSEMRRILEDAKIRFDFVIIDAPALNVGNDVFLLEPYTDGMAIVTRVGHTMSGMLTEYVAPLTEAEDVQLLGAIINSADLAINMEEEEIPDLHSSLVEPSLLAPAPLGEMGTREQRNGMAGGWGTSGRGNHSSIAPPESPTLPVSGSPRPETPIPQKRHQI; from the coding sequence ATGACCAATGACAAGGGACAAGGGACAAATACTATGGCGCCACCAATTGTCAAGCGTTATTTAATTGCCTTACCAAAATACAAATGGGTAGGATTAGGGGCTTTTATCGTGATTATGGGAGCCTCATCAGCAATGACGATGAAGGAAACCCCACCCATTACTTACGACGGTAGAGGTTTCCTCTCCTACAACAGCAACCCGGTGTCATTCACCAAAGCGGGGGGGGACATTCAGGAGCAGGGGAGGACTATACTAACTAAAGAAATTCTCCTGGATCAGAATTTGATTAAAGCCGTGGCAGAGCGGGTAAAGATTGATGCCAAGCGCCTGCGCCCCCCAAAATCTTGGGTGAGACCGCCCGAGCAGGAAGGAGCCCCTCCGGTGATTCAGGTGGGCTACGATGGGGCAGACACACCTCAACAAGCTGTGGAAGTGACGCAAGCGCTGATGGAGGCGATGGTTGAGCAGAGTCGCCAAATCAATTCTGTCCGTTTAAAGGCGGTGATTACCGCTTTAGAAAAACGCTTACCGGAAGTGGAGCAGAAGCTGAAAAAGGCAGAAAACAATGTAGAAGCATATATTCGCCGGGAAGGGGTGAAGATTTTGGCCGCTAAGTCCGGGAGTTTGCCCGGAGCGATCGTCGCCAACGAAGAACAACAACGGCAACTCCGCCTCAACTTGGAGGGAATAGAAGCTCAAATTCGGTCTTGGGAACAGCGCCTCGGACTCACAGCCACCCAAGCATCCGTAGCCCAGGCCCTCAGCGCCGACCCGATTATCGCTCAAATGCGGGCACAGCTACAGCAAACCGAAACCCAAATCGAACTACGCGCTAAAGACCTCCGTCCCGCACACCCCGAGATGATTCAACTGCGCAAGCAGCAAGAATCTTATGAGCAATTGCTGGAAAAACGCGCCGCAGAGGTAATTGGTGGGAACGGTATCGCCGCGCCTTTGTTGGGAGCCGCCCAAATCCGTAAAGATAGCAGCTTAGACCCCGTAAGACAGCAAATGGCCCAGAATTTGATTGGCTTGCAAACTCAGCGGGAGACTTTGCAGCAACAATTAGAGATGCTGAAGACAACCGAGCAGCAACTGAAGCGGGACTATGCCACCATTCCCAATTTAGAGCTAGAAAGGCAACGTTTAGAGCAACAGGTCGGTTTACACAAGCAACTTTACGACCAGATCCAGGGGGCTCTAGCCGATGCCAGAGCCGCAGAGGCAGAAACCGTACCCAGTTTAGCCCTCAGTCAGCCCCCTTACTTCAGTACAAAGACGCCACCCAGCCAAAACCCCCTATTGACGATAATTTTGGGTGGGATTATGGGGATGGCAGTGGGTAATGGTTTGATATTTGTGTTGTCCCTGCTAGAAGGCAAATTCTACACAATGGAGGAAGTGCGGGGCGCTTTACAGGGTATGGACTTGCGCGTGTTGGGTGTCTTACCTACGGTCAGAACAGATATGGAAACAGCACTGGAAGAAATGCCCCTGCTGCTAGACCCCGATTCTCCCTACCTGCATTTTTATGAGCAAATGCGTTTGGAGCTGAAGCGGGGGAGGGAAAAATCCATCAAAGTGCTGCTGCTGACCAGTACAGACCGGGGAGAGGGCAAGAGTTTTTGTGCTTATAATTTGGCGATCGCAGCGGCGCGAGCGGATAAACGGACCCTGGTGATTGAGGCGGATTTGCGATCGGCCTCCAACAGTCACTTCCTGAAAGTAGCACCCGACCCCCTAGCCATATCCGAACCCCTACAATACTACGGTCAGCTCAGCCGCTGCATCCACTTAGTGCCAGAAGTAGAAAATCTCTACATTATTCCCAGCCCCGGCAAAGTCCGGTCCAGTGCGGCCATCCTCGAATCCAGCGAAATGCGCCGCATCCTAGAAGATGCCAAAATCCGGTTTGATTTCGTCATTATCGATGCTCCAGCTCTCAACGTGGGCAATGATGTCTTTTTGCTCGAGCCTTACACTGACGGAATGGCCATTGTCACCCGCGTGGGACATACCATGAGCGGGATGCTTACCGAATACGTCGCTCCCCTCACCGAAGCCGAAGATGTACAACTACTGGGAGCCATTATCAACAGCGCCGACCTGGCCATCAATATGGAGGAAGAAGAAATCCCAGACTTGCACAGTTCACTTGTAGAACCATCTCTATTAGCACCAGCACCCCTAGGAGAGATGGGGACCAGGGAACAGAGAAACGGGATGGCGGGGGGATGGGGGACTTCTGGACGGGGCAACCACAGTTCAATAGCCCCTCCAGAGTCTCCCACTCTCCCAGTCTCCGGGTCTCCCCGCCCAGAAACCCCCATCCCCCAGAAACGCCATCAAATTTGA
- a CDS encoding DegT/DnrJ/EryC1/StrS aminotransferase family protein produces the protein MFTVSVTVPFVDFEPMHRPIQGEIETAIQSVVQRGDFVLGRTLAEFETAFAAACGVEYGVGVACGTDAIGLGLQACGIGPGDEVLLPANTFIATLIGVIHAGATPILVDCDPETALIDLEAAAIAITPKTRAIVPVHLYGQMVSPRQLLDLAGRHNLIILEDAAQAHLAEREGYRAGSIGTAAAFSFYPSKNLGAFGDGGMLVTKDPNIATKMRTLRNYGAPQKYLHTEKGTNSRLDSIQAGILHAKLPHLAQWNQQRYRAATQYDRALGPLNSKGIFPIQNHSGPGHVYHLYVIRITPAAPINRQTLQEELAKQGIQTGIHYPIPCHLQPGYQSLGYHNGDFPNSEALAQQILSLPMYPGLSENQIHQVVTAIKQILN, from the coding sequence ATGTTTACCGTATCAGTCACAGTTCCATTCGTTGACTTCGAGCCCATGCACCGCCCCATTCAAGGGGAGATAGAAACAGCCATTCAGTCTGTGGTGCAGCGGGGAGACTTTGTGCTGGGGCGAACCCTGGCGGAGTTTGAGACCGCATTTGCAGCGGCTTGCGGGGTGGAATATGGAGTCGGGGTAGCTTGCGGGACAGACGCGATCGGCCTCGGACTCCAAGCCTGCGGTATCGGTCCGGGAGATGAAGTCCTCCTCCCCGCCAACACCTTCATCGCCACCCTCATCGGCGTCATCCACGCCGGAGCCACCCCGATTTTAGTCGATTGCGACCCCGAAACCGCCCTCATCGACCTAGAAGCCGCCGCCATTGCCATCACCCCCAAAACCAGAGCCATAGTCCCCGTCCACCTGTACGGACAAATGGTTTCCCCCAGGCAACTACTAGACCTGGCTGGGCGCCATAATTTAATCATCCTAGAAGACGCCGCCCAAGCCCACCTAGCCGAAAGAGAAGGCTACCGAGCCGGTAGTATAGGCACTGCAGCTGCCTTCAGCTTCTACCCCAGCAAAAACCTTGGCGCCTTCGGCGATGGGGGAATGCTCGTCACCAAAGACCCCAATATCGCCACCAAAATGCGCACCTTGCGCAACTACGGCGCCCCCCAAAAATATCTCCACACCGAAAAAGGAACCAACAGCCGCCTCGATAGCATCCAAGCTGGTATTTTGCATGCCAAATTACCACATTTAGCCCAGTGGAACCAGCAACGTTACCGCGCTGCTACCCAGTACGATCGAGCCTTAGGACCCCTCAACAGCAAAGGCATTTTCCCCATCCAAAACCACAGCGGTCCTGGTCACGTTTACCACCTCTACGTTATTCGCATCACCCCAGCCGCCCCCATCAACCGCCAAACCCTCCAAGAAGAACTCGCCAAACAAGGTATCCAAACCGGTATCCACTACCCCATACCCTGTCACCTACAACCGGGCTACCAAAGTTTGGGCTATCATAATGGCGACTTTCCTAACTCAGAAGCCCTCGCCCAACAGATATTATCCTTGCCCATGTATCCCGGCTTGAGCGAAAATCAAATTCACCAAGTAGTGACAGCCATTAAACAAATTCTCAATTAG
- the crtB gene encoding cyanoexosortase B: MNQQKITFVIERYYGWIILGILAGMYAPLIQYWYDGWLHKNISIEHEYFSHGLIGLPFAAWIAWSDRKKWQRLPDNSHPLAPVLLLCSSIFYLTGVPDLVNLSFPIMLTGICLWLKGIPGLQMQGFPLLLVFLASPNQLPYLIAPYTLPLQSFIASVAGFILLQIGIDVKVEDIYLYVGDAIVEVAPYCAGLKILFSMLYVALMLLYWTDNISSSSKISWFLVATVILSVTGNIIRNTLLTFFHGTGKDDLFVWLHESWGGDLYSACLLGLLIPLLNGIEKLHTSFIEPAE; encoded by the coding sequence ATGAATCAACAAAAAATCACCTTTGTAATTGAGCGATACTACGGTTGGATAATCCTCGGCATTTTGGCCGGAATGTACGCCCCATTAATTCAATACTGGTATGATGGCTGGCTGCATAAAAACATCAGCATAGAACACGAATATTTTAGTCATGGACTGATTGGGCTACCCTTCGCTGCCTGGATAGCTTGGAGTGACCGGAAAAAATGGCAGCGTTTGCCTGACAATAGTCATCCTCTAGCACCAGTTTTGCTGTTATGTAGCAGCATATTTTATCTCACAGGCGTGCCAGATTTGGTGAATTTGTCCTTTCCCATCATGCTCACAGGAATTTGCTTGTGGTTAAAGGGCATACCCGGATTGCAAATGCAAGGCTTTCCCTTGCTTCTGGTGTTTTTAGCCAGCCCCAACCAATTACCCTACCTCATTGCTCCTTACACCTTACCCCTGCAAAGTTTTATCGCCAGCGTGGCTGGGTTTATTCTACTGCAAATCGGGATTGATGTGAAAGTAGAAGATATTTACCTGTACGTGGGTGATGCTATAGTAGAAGTAGCCCCATATTGTGCCGGATTGAAAATTTTGTTTAGTATGCTTTATGTAGCATTAATGCTATTATACTGGACGGATAATATATCGTCAAGTAGCAAAATTAGCTGGTTTTTGGTGGCTACAGTAATTTTAAGTGTCACGGGCAATATTATCCGCAATACATTGCTAACATTTTTTCACGGCACGGGCAAAGATGATTTGTTTGTGTGGCTCCATGAAAGTTGGGGCGGTGACTTATATTCAGCTTGCCTACTGGGGTTACTGATTCCCCTGCTCAATGGCATTGAAAAATTACATACCTCTTTTATAGAGCCAGCAGAATGA